From the genome of Argentina anserina chromosome 4, drPotAnse1.1, whole genome shotgun sequence, one region includes:
- the LOC126791200 gene encoding serine/threonine-protein kinase PBL27 isoform X2: protein MLSLLHHPNLVNLIGYCADGDQRLLVYEFMPLGSLEDHLHDLPTEKEPLDWNTRMKIAAGAAKGLEYLHDKANPPVIYRDLKSSNILLDEGFHPKLSDFGLAKLGPVGDKTHVSTRVMGTYGYCAPEYAMTGQLTLKSDVYSFGVVFLELITGRKAIDNTRGPGEHNLVAWARPLFKDRRKFPKMADPLLQGRYPMRGLYQALAVAAMCLQEQAATRPLIGDVVTALTYLASQTFDPNAASGHSNRVGSSTPRHMDDRRNMGDGLDSPDESGRGGRHGGHSYRNSPDFRRKDPNRDLGSGVELGRIESGNGSGRKCGLDGLERQESQRDSPMSAGRARENLRNRDLDRERAVAEAKVWGENWREKKRANVMGGSFDGTNE from the exons ATGCTTAGCCTTCTGCACCACCCAAACCTTGTCAATTTGATCGGCTACTGTGCTGATGGGGATCAGCGCCTGCTTGTTTATGAGTTTATGCCTTTGGGATCCTTGGAGGACCATTTGCACG ATCTTCCAACAGAAAAGGAACCCCTTGACTGGAATACAAGAATGAAGATTGCAGCTGGTGCTGCTAAGGGGTTAGAATATTTGCATGATAAAGCAAACCCGCCCGTAATATACAGAGACTTGAAATCCTCTAACATCCTTCTTGATGAAGGCTTTCATCCAAAGTTGTCTGATTTTGGGCTCGCAAAGCTAGGTCCTGTTGGTgacaaaacacatgtctccaCCCGTGTGATGGGAACATATGGCTACTGTGCTCCAGAATATGCCATGACAGGCCAGCTCACTCTGAAATCCGATGTCTACAGTTTTGGAGTTGTCTTTCTCGAACTTATAACAGGACGAAAAGCCATTGATAACACCCGAGGTCCTGGAGAGCATAATCTTGTTGCATGG GCACGGCCACTTTTTAAAGATCGCAGGAAGTTCCCAAAAATGGCTGATCCACTACTGCAGGGCCGTTATCCAATGCGGGGGCTTTACCAAGCTCTTGCTGTTGCAGCCATGTGTTTGCAGGAGCAAGCAGCTACAAGGCCTTTAATAGGCGATGTTGTGACTGCTCTTACATACTTGGCTTCCCAAACTTTTGATCCAAATGCAGCTAGTGGTCACAGTAACAGAGTTGGTTCATCCACTCCGAGGCACATGGACGATCGAAGGAACATGGGAGATGGGCTGGATAGCCCTGATGAGTCTGGAAGAGGTGGACGGCACGGTGGCCACTCATACAGAAACTCACCTGATTTCAGAAGGAAGGATCCGAATAGGGATTTGGGTTCTGGTGTTGAATTAGGGAGGATAGAGAGCGGCAATGGCTCTGGGAGGAAATGCGGTCTAGATGGGTTAGAGCGACAAGAGTCTCAGAGAGACAGCCCTATGAGTGCTGGGAGAGCAAGGGAAAATCTGCGAAATCGTGATCTAGATAGAGAACGTGCAGTGGCTGAGGCCAAGGTTTGGGGTGAAAACtggagagaaaagaaaagagcaaATGTGATGGGTGGTAGCTTTGATGGTACAAATGAGTAA
- the LOC126791200 gene encoding serine/threonine-protein kinase PBL27 isoform X1 produces the protein MGGCFPCFGSSNKEASGGVKEASKKELGKEGSATRSHHVTRVSADKSKSRTGSHPKKEPPIPKDGPTAHIAAQTFTFRELAAATNNFRPECLLGEGGFGRVYKGLLESTGQVVAVKQLDRNGLQGNREFLVEVLMLSLLHHPNLVNLIGYCADGDQRLLVYEFMPLGSLEDHLHDLPTEKEPLDWNTRMKIAAGAAKGLEYLHDKANPPVIYRDLKSSNILLDEGFHPKLSDFGLAKLGPVGDKTHVSTRVMGTYGYCAPEYAMTGQLTLKSDVYSFGVVFLELITGRKAIDNTRGPGEHNLVAWARPLFKDRRKFPKMADPLLQGRYPMRGLYQALAVAAMCLQEQAATRPLIGDVVTALTYLASQTFDPNAASGHSNRVGSSTPRHMDDRRNMGDGLDSPDESGRGGRHGGHSYRNSPDFRRKDPNRDLGSGVELGRIESGNGSGRKCGLDGLERQESQRDSPMSAGRARENLRNRDLDRERAVAEAKVWGENWREKKRANVMGGSFDGTNE, from the exons ATGGGTGGGTGCTTTCCTTGCTTTGGATCATCCAACAAGGAGGCTAGTGGTGGTGTGAAGGAAGCGAGTAAGAAGGAGTTGGGGAAAGAAGGCTCAGCTACTCGGTCTCATCATGTTACCAGAGTTAGCGCAG ATAAATCAAAATCTCGGACCGGTTCTCATCCTAAGAAGGAACCACCTATTCCAAAAGATGGTCCCACAGCACACATTGCTGCACAAACATTTACTTTCCGGGAGCTTGCAGCTGCAACAAATAATTTTAGGCCCGAGTGTTTATTGGGTGAAGGTGGTTTTGGACGTGTCTACAAAGGTCTCTTGGAGAGCACAGGGCAGGTAG TGGCAGTGAAACAACTTGACAGGAATGGACTGCAAGGAAATCGAGAATTTTTAGTGGAGGTTCTTATGCTTAGCCTTCTGCACCACCCAAACCTTGTCAATTTGATCGGCTACTGTGCTGATGGGGATCAGCGCCTGCTTGTTTATGAGTTTATGCCTTTGGGATCCTTGGAGGACCATTTGCACG ATCTTCCAACAGAAAAGGAACCCCTTGACTGGAATACAAGAATGAAGATTGCAGCTGGTGCTGCTAAGGGGTTAGAATATTTGCATGATAAAGCAAACCCGCCCGTAATATACAGAGACTTGAAATCCTCTAACATCCTTCTTGATGAAGGCTTTCATCCAAAGTTGTCTGATTTTGGGCTCGCAAAGCTAGGTCCTGTTGGTgacaaaacacatgtctccaCCCGTGTGATGGGAACATATGGCTACTGTGCTCCAGAATATGCCATGACAGGCCAGCTCACTCTGAAATCCGATGTCTACAGTTTTGGAGTTGTCTTTCTCGAACTTATAACAGGACGAAAAGCCATTGATAACACCCGAGGTCCTGGAGAGCATAATCTTGTTGCATGG GCACGGCCACTTTTTAAAGATCGCAGGAAGTTCCCAAAAATGGCTGATCCACTACTGCAGGGCCGTTATCCAATGCGGGGGCTTTACCAAGCTCTTGCTGTTGCAGCCATGTGTTTGCAGGAGCAAGCAGCTACAAGGCCTTTAATAGGCGATGTTGTGACTGCTCTTACATACTTGGCTTCCCAAACTTTTGATCCAAATGCAGCTAGTGGTCACAGTAACAGAGTTGGTTCATCCACTCCGAGGCACATGGACGATCGAAGGAACATGGGAGATGGGCTGGATAGCCCTGATGAGTCTGGAAGAGGTGGACGGCACGGTGGCCACTCATACAGAAACTCACCTGATTTCAGAAGGAAGGATCCGAATAGGGATTTGGGTTCTGGTGTTGAATTAGGGAGGATAGAGAGCGGCAATGGCTCTGGGAGGAAATGCGGTCTAGATGGGTTAGAGCGACAAGAGTCTCAGAGAGACAGCCCTATGAGTGCTGGGAGAGCAAGGGAAAATCTGCGAAATCGTGATCTAGATAGAGAACGTGCAGTGGCTGAGGCCAAGGTTTGGGGTGAAAACtggagagaaaagaaaagagcaaATGTGATGGGTGGTAGCTTTGATGGTACAAATGAGTAA